The Pseudosulfitobacter pseudonitzschiae genome includes a region encoding these proteins:
- a CDS encoding alpha/beta fold hydrolase encodes MWMVRVLVLIAYGALAACGSKSETMDAPVTPLLFNAADIAVQDKLLILVPGSMTPLGIFDPVVEWRSKGYAFAAYRFPGMDGRPLDGPLNIARAAQTIVTLAERYPDKQIKLLGFSTGAPIAMLAAKQIGPRAQVAAMSSAVEFGGGAQTGLRGIDDILVAATRAKSVNTRKVWEDYFPVLLFGRQGARSPERADDIARITSRPKKIVIEPSFNIFKAHTMALVGWQLPKGFTLPPGQVHFYAGSADTVFRPHQVRRFAKEIGGAPITFYPGLGHLLYVAEPRVFDDILEFFEQG; translated from the coding sequence ATGTGGATGGTACGGGTGTTGGTTTTGATTGCGTACGGTGCGTTGGCGGCTTGCGGGTCCAAGTCTGAAACAATGGACGCACCCGTGACGCCGTTGTTGTTCAATGCCGCAGATATAGCGGTGCAGGACAAGCTGCTGATCCTTGTTCCCGGATCGATGACGCCGCTGGGCATTTTCGATCCTGTGGTAGAATGGCGGTCCAAGGGCTATGCTTTTGCCGCGTACAGGTTTCCCGGTATGGACGGGCGGCCGCTGGACGGGCCGCTGAATATTGCACGTGCCGCACAGACCATCGTTACGCTGGCCGAGCGCTATCCTGACAAGCAGATCAAGCTGTTGGGCTTTTCCACTGGTGCGCCGATTGCAATGCTGGCGGCCAAGCAGATCGGTCCGCGTGCGCAAGTGGCGGCGATGTCGAGCGCGGTAGAGTTCGGCGGTGGCGCGCAGACAGGGCTGCGCGGGATCGACGACATTCTGGTGGCTGCGACGCGGGCAAAGTCGGTGAACACGCGCAAGGTCTGGGAGGACTACTTTCCGGTTTTGTTGTTCGGACGGCAGGGCGCGCGTTCGCCCGAGCGGGCCGATGACATTGCCCGCATTACCAGCCGCCCGAAAAAGATCGTAATCGAGCCGTCGTTCAATATTTTCAAGGCGCATACGATGGCGCTGGTCGGATGGCAGTTGCCCAAGGGGTTCACACTGCCGCCCGGACAGGTGCATTTCTATGCAGGCAGCGCTGACACGGTGTTCCGGCCACATCAGGTGCGCCGGTTTGCCAAGGAAATTGGCGGCGCGCCGATTACCTTTTATCCCGGCTTGGGGCATTTGCTTTATGTGGCCGAGCCGCGTGTGTTCGATGATATTCTGGAGTTCTTCGAACAGGGCTGA
- a CDS encoding ABC transporter permease — MSDQALNTAGRPARARLAPRGLATVALLAAGVCLLPMVAVFLASIGGGFDTVRHLLQTVLPRYAGNTLALVLLVSCGTFMIGVGAAWLVTMTRFPGVGLFEIALVLPLAFPAYVLAYAYTSILDHPGVVQSTLRAVMGWGPRDYWFPEIRSLGGAALMLVLVLYPYVYLLARASFLQQSGTTFLAARALGSSVWGAFFKVSLPLARPAIAAGVLLTVMETIADFGTVAYFGVQTFATGIYTSWFSLGDRTGAAQLALCLLGFALLLAMLERAQRGRAKYHDPSRGNKGGNPPVELTGIRAALAMVLCGVPVLLGALLPIVALVAMGLGSEQDLTSARYLGFAQNSLMLAAIAAVLTLGAAIAVGFYNRIQPRSLARGAAYVARLGYAVPGGVIAVGLMVPFAAFDNRLDAWMRATFDISTGLLITGSIWLLIIAYMVRFLAAALGAYEGGQALVHVNMDAASRSLGKGPMATLRRVHLPILTPSLLTAALIVFVDVMKELPATLIMRPFNYDTLAVQAYRLASDERLDGAAVPSLVIVAVGVLPVILICRQVGRSR; from the coding sequence ATGAGCGATCAGGCATTGAATACTGCGGGGCGGCCTGCACGGGCGCGGCTGGCTCCGCGCGGGTTAGCGACGGTGGCATTGCTGGCGGCGGGCGTCTGTCTGTTGCCGATGGTCGCGGTTTTTCTGGCATCGATTGGCGGCGGCTTTGACACGGTGCGGCATCTTTTGCAGACGGTGCTGCCGCGCTATGCGGGTAATACGCTGGCGCTGGTTCTGCTGGTGTCATGCGGGACGTTCATGATCGGTGTCGGTGCCGCATGGTTGGTGACGATGACACGGTTCCCCGGTGTGGGGCTGTTCGAAATTGCGTTGGTGTTGCCGTTGGCCTTTCCGGCCTACGTGCTGGCCTATGCCTATACCAGTATTCTGGATCACCCCGGCGTGGTGCAATCGACGCTGCGGGCCGTGATGGGTTGGGGGCCGCGCGACTATTGGTTTCCCGAAATCCGCAGCCTTGGCGGGGCGGCGTTGATGCTGGTGCTGGTGCTATATCCTTATGTCTATCTGTTGGCGCGGGCGTCGTTTTTACAGCAATCGGGCACCACGTTCCTAGCGGCGCGGGCCTTGGGCAGTTCGGTCTGGGGCGCGTTTTTCAAGGTCAGCCTGCCGCTGGCGCGACCTGCAATTGCGGCGGGCGTACTGCTGACGGTGATGGAGACCATCGCCGATTTTGGCACTGTTGCCTATTTTGGTGTTCAGACCTTTGCCACGGGTATTTACACCAGTTGGTTCAGTCTGGGGGATCGCACGGGGGCTGCGCAACTGGCGTTGTGTCTGCTGGGCTTTGCGCTGTTGCTGGCGATGCTGGAGCGTGCGCAAAGGGGGCGGGCGAAATATCATGATCCATCCCGTGGCAACAAAGGTGGCAACCCGCCCGTTGAGCTGACGGGCATCCGTGCTGCGCTGGCAATGGTGCTGTGCGGCGTGCCGGTGCTGTTGGGCGCGCTGCTGCCCATCGTGGCCTTGGTGGCAATGGGGCTGGGGTCCGAGCAGGATCTGACCAGTGCCCGCTATTTGGGATTTGCGCAAAACTCGCTGATGTTGGCGGCCATTGCGGCTGTTCTGACCCTTGGTGCGGCGATTGCCGTTGGATTTTACAACCGCATTCAGCCAAGATCATTGGCACGCGGGGCCGCTTATGTGGCGCGGCTGGGCTATGCGGTGCCGGGCGGGGTGATCGCGGTGGGGCTGATGGTGCCCTTTGCCGCTTTTGACAACCGTCTGGATGCGTGGATGCGGGCCACCTTCGATATCTCGACGGGCCTGCTGATCACCGGTTCGATCTGGCTGCTGATCATCGCTTACATGGTGCGGTTTCTAGCGGCGGCGTTGGGGGCATACGAGGGCGGGCAGGCGCTGGTGCATGTGAACATGGATGCGGCCAGCCGGTCGTTGGGCAAAGGGCCGATGGCAACCTTGCGCCGTGTGCATTTGCCGATTTTGACGCCCAGCCTGCTGACGGCGGCGCTGATTGTTTTCGTCGATGTGATGAAAGAGCTGCCAGCGACGCTGATCATGCGTCCGTTCAACTATGACACATTGGCGGTTCAGGCATACCGGTTGGCCAGTGACGAGCGGCTGGACGGGGCTGCGGTGCCATCGCTGGTGATTGTTGCGGTCGGGGTGCTGCCGGTGATTCTGATCTGTCGTCAGGTCGGGCGCAGCCGGTAA